The Benincasa hispida cultivar B227 chromosome 9, ASM972705v1, whole genome shotgun sequence genome has a segment encoding these proteins:
- the LOC120084800 gene encoding secreted RxLR effector protein 161-like, which yields MFALKDLGRLTYFLGIQVHYLKSDFILNQAKYVKNLLHKLGLTDLKPAASPCTVGKHLSITNGQPLSDPYLFRSTIGALQYLTHTRLDIAHIVNHLSKFLKAPTNIHWQATKRVLRYISATRHHGLLFQPNTDLQLTTFSDANWASNIDDRKSIAAYCVYVDNNLISWSSKKQTMVARSNTKSEYRVLAHAIAEIIWLKQLMSELQIQTTYKPILWCDNISVEL from the coding sequence ATGTTTGCCTTGAAAGACCTAGGCCGCCTCACCTATTTCTTAGGCATCCAAGTCCACTATCTCAAGTCAGACTTCATCCTAAATCAAGCAAAGTATGTGAAAAACTTACTCCACAAACTTGGTCTCACTGATCTTAAACCGGCAGCCTCACCCTGCACAGTAGGTAAACATCTTTCAATAACTAATGGACAACCACTATCTGATCCCTACTTGTTCAGAAGCACCATCGGAGCCCTTCAATATCTAACACATACGAGATTGGATATAGCACACATAGTTAATCACTTGAGTAAATTCTTGAAGGCTCCTACGAATATTCATTGGCAAGCAACTAAGCGGGTACTCCGATACATCAGTGCCACCAGACATCATGGTCTTCTTTTTCAACCTAACACTGATTTACAACTTACAACATTTTCGGATGCTAATTGGGCTTCCAACATTGATGACAGGAAATCTATTGCAGCATACTGTGTGTATGTCGACAACAATCTAATCTCTTGGTCCTCTAAGAAGCAAACAATGGTTGCAAGATCCAACACAAAGTCTGAATATCGGGTCCTTGCTCATGCCATAGCTGAGATCATCTGGCTTAAACAACTTATGAGTGAACTACAAATTCAAACAACCTACAAACCTATTTTATGGTGTGACAACATAAGTGTTGAACTCTAG